In the Halichoerus grypus chromosome 4, mHalGry1.hap1.1, whole genome shotgun sequence genome, one interval contains:
- the MOB4 gene encoding MOB-like protein phocein gives MVMAEGTAVLRRNRPGTKAQDFYNWPDESFDEMDSTLAVQQYIQQNIRADCSNIDKILEPPEGQDEGVWKYEHLRQFCLELNGLAVKLQSECHPDTCTQMTATEQWIFLCAAHKTPKECPAIDYTRHTLDGAACLLNSNKYFPSRVSIKESSVAKLGSVCRRIYRIFSHAYFHHRQIFDEYENETFLCHRFTKFVMKYNLMSKDNLIVPILEEEVQNSVSGESEA, from the exons ATGGTCATGGCGGAGGGGACGGCAGTGCTGAGGCGGAACAGGCCGGGCACGAAGGCGCAG gatttctATAATTGGCCTGATGAATCCTTTGATGAAATGGACAGTACACTAGCTGTTCAGCAG tatattCAACAAAACATACGAGCAGATTGTTCCAATATTGACAAAATTCTTGAACCACCTGAAGGCCAAGATGAAGGTGTATGGAAATATGAACATTTAAG GCAATTCTGTCTTGAACTAAATGGACTTGCTGTCAAACTTCag AGTGAATGCCATCCAGATACATGTACTCAGATGACAGCAACTGAGCAATGGATTTTTCTTTGTGCAGCTCATAAAACTCCAAAAGAG TGTCCTGCAATAGACTATACTAGACATACACTTGATGGTGCTGCATGTCTTCTGAATagcaataaatattttcccagcag GGTTAGCATAAAGGAATCATCTGTAGCAAAACTAGGATCAGTATGCCGTAGgatttacagaatattttcacatgcttattttcaTCATCGGCAGATATTTGATGAATATGAA AACGAAACATTTTTGTGTCACCGGTTTACCAAATTTGTGATGAAATATAATTTGATGTCCAAGGATAACCTGATTGTACCAATTTTAGAAGAGGAAGTTCAGAATTCAGTTTCTGGGGAAAGTGAAGCATGA